A stretch of Dermochelys coriacea isolate rDerCor1 chromosome 6, rDerCor1.pri.v4, whole genome shotgun sequence DNA encodes these proteins:
- the DCTPP1 gene encoding dCTP pyrophosphatase 1 — protein MAGEYSEGGQGAQSAVKISEAGDQGAEGGTPGEFTFSADPSLEDIRRLQAEFVAERGWGQFHQPRNLLLALVGEVGEVAELFQWRAEPEARAGLPGWAPGERAALAEELSDVLLYLVSLAQQCRVDLPCAALRKLDRNRARYPAHRAHGSARKYTHYQDEPPDACSPQD, from the exons ATGGCCGGGGAGTACAGCGAGGGCGGCCAG GGGGCGCAGTCTGCTGTCAAGATCTCAGAAGCTGGAgaccagggagcagagggggggacCCCAGGGGAATTTACATTCAGCGCTGACCCCTCCCTGGAGGACAT CCGGCGGCTCCAGGCCGAGTTCGTGGCCGAGCGGGGGTGGGGCCAGTTCCACCAGCCCCGAAACCTGCTCCTGGCGCTGGTGGGCGAAGTGGGGGAAGTGGCCGAGCTCTT CCAGTGGCGGGCGGAGCCGGAGGCGCGGGCGGGGCTGCCGGGGTGGGCGCCGGGCGAGCGGGCGGCGCTGGCGGAGGAGCTGAGCGACGTGCTGCTCTACCTGGTGTCGCTGGCCCAGCAGTGCCGGGTGGACCTGCCCTGTGCCGCCCTGCGCAAGCTGGACCGGAACCGGGCCCGGTACCCAGCCCACCGCGCCCACGGCTCGGCCCGCAAGTACACCCACTACCAGGACGAGCCCCCGGACGCCTGCAGCCCCCAGGACTGA
- the SEPTIN1 gene encoding septin-1 isoform X1, whose translation MQPGALRAQSRADAAMDKEYVGFATLPNQLHRKSVKKGFDFTLMVAGESGLGKSTLIDSLFLTDLYKDRTLLDAQARVPQTLAIERRAVELEEGGVRVKLTVVDTPGFGDAVDNADCWGAIVDYIDQQFEQFFRDESGLNRKNITDGRVHCCLYFLSPFGHGLRPLDVAFLHAVQHKVNIVPVIGRADVLTLREVGIMKEKIRQQLEENAISIYQFPDCDSDEDEDFKAQDAELKGSIPFAVVGSNDIVRETKEKAFRGRAYPWGAVEVENPAHCDFLRLRTMLVRTHMQDLKEVTQEIHYENYRAHCIQSLTRVGARDRASRMKLSRQSATELPLLPLAETDTEKLIREKDEELRRMQEMLQKMHAQIKQSQGEQSDTL comes from the exons ATGCAGCCAGGTGCACTGAGAGCTCAAAGCAGAGCAGACGCCGCCATG gATAAGGAATACGTCGGGTTCGCCACCCTCCCCAACCAGCTGCATCGGAAATCTGTGAAGAAGGGATTCGACTTTACTCTGATGGTGGCAG gggAGTCTGGGCTGGGGAAGTCCACGCTGATCGACAGCCTGTTCCTGACGGATCTGTACAAGGATCGGACCCTGCTGGACGCCCAgg cgcgCGTCCCGCAGACCCTGGCGATCGAGCGGCGAGCTGTGGAGTTGGAGGAGGGGGGCGTCCGGGTGAAACTCACCGTCGTGGACACCCCGGGCTTTGGGGACGCCGTGGACAACGCTGACTG CTGGGGGGCCATAGTGGACTATATTGACCAGCAGTTTGAGCAGTTCTTCCGGGACGAGAGCGGGCTGAACCGGAAGAACATCACGGACGGGCGGGTGCATTGCTGCCTCTACTTCCTCTCACCCTTCGGCCATGG gctgCGCCCCCTGGATGTGGCGTTCCTGCACGCCGTGCAGCACAAGGTGAACATCGTGCCAGTGATCGGCCGAGCCGATGTGCTGACCCTCCGGGAGGTGGGCATCATGAAGGAGAAG ATCCGGCAGCAGCTGGAGGAAAATGCCATCAGCATCTACCAGTTCCCCGACTGCGACTCTGACGAGGACGAAGATTTCAAGGCCCAGGATGCGGAGCTGAAG gGCAGCATCCCATTCGCCGTGGTCGGCTCCAATGACATCGTCCGGGAGACCAAGGAAAAGGCCTTCCGGGGGCGCGCGTACCCCTGGGGGGCTGTGGAAg TGGAGAACCCGGCGCACTGCGACTTCCTGAGGCTGCGCACCATGCTGGTGCGGACCCACATGCAGGACCTGAAGGAGGTGACCCAGGAGATCCACTACGAGAACTACCGGGCCCACTGCATCCAGAGCCTGACCCGCGTGGGCGCCCGCGACCGCGCCAGCCGCAT gAAACTGTCCCGGCAAAGCGCCACTGAGCTCCCGCTGCTGCCCCTGGCGGAGACGGACACGGAGAAACTGATCCGGGAGAAGGATGAAGAG CTGCGCCGGATGCAGGAAATGCTGCAGAAGATGCATGCCCAGATCAAGCAGAGCCAGGGGGAGCAGTCGGACACCCTGTGA
- the SEPTIN1 gene encoding septin-1 isoform X2 yields MVAGESGLGKSTLIDSLFLTDLYKDRTLLDAQARVPQTLAIERRAVELEEGGVRVKLTVVDTPGFGDAVDNADCWGAIVDYIDQQFEQFFRDESGLNRKNITDGRVHCCLYFLSPFGHGLRPLDVAFLHAVQHKVNIVPVIGRADVLTLREVGIMKEKIRQQLEENAISIYQFPDCDSDEDEDFKAQDAELKGSIPFAVVGSNDIVRETKEKAFRGRAYPWGAVEVENPAHCDFLRLRTMLVRTHMQDLKEVTQEIHYENYRAHCIQSLTRVGARDRASRMKLSRQSATELPLLPLAETDTEKLIREKDEELRRMQEMLQKMHAQIKQSQGEQSDTL; encoded by the exons ATGGTGGCAG gggAGTCTGGGCTGGGGAAGTCCACGCTGATCGACAGCCTGTTCCTGACGGATCTGTACAAGGATCGGACCCTGCTGGACGCCCAgg cgcgCGTCCCGCAGACCCTGGCGATCGAGCGGCGAGCTGTGGAGTTGGAGGAGGGGGGCGTCCGGGTGAAACTCACCGTCGTGGACACCCCGGGCTTTGGGGACGCCGTGGACAACGCTGACTG CTGGGGGGCCATAGTGGACTATATTGACCAGCAGTTTGAGCAGTTCTTCCGGGACGAGAGCGGGCTGAACCGGAAGAACATCACGGACGGGCGGGTGCATTGCTGCCTCTACTTCCTCTCACCCTTCGGCCATGG gctgCGCCCCCTGGATGTGGCGTTCCTGCACGCCGTGCAGCACAAGGTGAACATCGTGCCAGTGATCGGCCGAGCCGATGTGCTGACCCTCCGGGAGGTGGGCATCATGAAGGAGAAG ATCCGGCAGCAGCTGGAGGAAAATGCCATCAGCATCTACCAGTTCCCCGACTGCGACTCTGACGAGGACGAAGATTTCAAGGCCCAGGATGCGGAGCTGAAG gGCAGCATCCCATTCGCCGTGGTCGGCTCCAATGACATCGTCCGGGAGACCAAGGAAAAGGCCTTCCGGGGGCGCGCGTACCCCTGGGGGGCTGTGGAAg TGGAGAACCCGGCGCACTGCGACTTCCTGAGGCTGCGCACCATGCTGGTGCGGACCCACATGCAGGACCTGAAGGAGGTGACCCAGGAGATCCACTACGAGAACTACCGGGCCCACTGCATCCAGAGCCTGACCCGCGTGGGCGCCCGCGACCGCGCCAGCCGCAT gAAACTGTCCCGGCAAAGCGCCACTGAGCTCCCGCTGCTGCCCCTGGCGGAGACGGACACGGAGAAACTGATCCGGGAGAAGGATGAAGAG CTGCGCCGGATGCAGGAAATGCTGCAGAAGATGCATGCCCAGATCAAGCAGAGCCAGGGGGAGCAGTCGGACACCCTGTGA
- the QPRT gene encoding nicotinate-nucleotide pyrophosphorylase [carboxylating] has translation MSCSRSLSSCPLFPDSTEWRWQSDAMTSRRDLSHLLPPPHLRQLVRDWLQEDAPAFDPAGCAVGERPEHAVLLCKSPGVLAGCPFFDAVFNELGCTVEWFQPEGAWLEPVARVAEVRGKARHLLLGERTALNCLGRCSGVATATGRACRLARDAGWHGQVAGTRKTTPGFRLAEKYALLVGGASGHRYGLGSLVMLKDNHVWAAGGIAQAVQEAQRVAGFHLKLEVECRSLEEALEAAEAGSDIVMLDNFSPQDLHPAASALKAAHPRVMVEASGGISEENISQFFGPCIDILSLGCLTQSARAVDFSLKICRETPVQRDFAF, from the exons ATGTCCTGTTCCAGATCTCTGTCCAGCTGCCCCTTGTTCCCGGACTCCACCGAGTGGCGGTGGCAG TCCGACGCCATGACCTCCCGCCGAGATCTATCTcacctcctcccgcccccccacttGCGCCAGCTGGTCCGGGACTGGCTCCAAGAGGATGCCCCGGCCTTCGACCCCGCTGGCTGCGCAGTGGGGGAACGCCCGGAGCACGCTGTGCTCCTCTGCAAGTCTCCCGGGGTATTGGCTGGCTGCCCCTTCTTTGACGCCGTCTTTAACGAGCTGGGCTGCACCGTGGAGTGGTTCCAGCCTGAGGGGGCCTGGCTGGAGCCCGTGGCCCGCGTGGCCGAAGTCCGCGGCAAAGCCCGCCACCTGTTGCTCGGGGAGAGGACTGCTCTGAATTGCCTGGGACGGTGCAGCGGGGTGGCCACGGCTACGGGACGGGCCTGCCGGCTGGCGCGGGACGCCGGCTGGCACGGGCAAGTGGCCGGGACGAGGAAGACCACGCCGGGTTTCAGGCTGGCCGAGAAGTATGCCCTGCTGGTGGGGGGAGCTTCGGGCCACCGCTACGGCTTGGGCAGTCTCGTCATGCTGAAGGATAACCACGTCTGGGCTGCGGGAGGAATTGCTCAG GCTGTCCAGGAAGCCCAGCGGGTGGCTGGCTTTCATCTGAAGCTGGAGGTGGAGTGTCGTTcgctggaagaggccctggaagctGCAGAGGCCGGATCTGACATCGTCATGCTGGATAACTTCTCCCCGCAG GACTTGCATCCCGCCGCCAGCGCGCTGAAAGCCGCCCACCCCCGGGTGATGGTGGAAGCCAGTGGTGGGATCTCGGAGGAGAATATCTCCCAGTTCTTCGGCCCGTGTATAGACATCCTTTCTCTGGGATGCCTCACGCAGTCGGCCCGAGCCGTGGATTTTTCCCTCAAAATCTGTCGGGAGACGCCGGTCCAGAGAGATTTTGCCTTCTAA